AAGCCCAACAATTGAAGAACACGACTTCAATACGAAGCTTAAAAACGGACGCAAGTTTTTAACGAAAGGTGACAAAGTTAAAGTTTCAATTCGTTTCAGAGGGCGTGCGATTACGCATAAAGAAATTGGACAACGCGTGTTAGAGCGATATGCTGAAGCGTGTCAAGACCTTGCAACAATCGAGCAAAAGCCGAAAATGGAAGGTCGACAAATGTTCCTTATGTTAGCCCCAATTAATGAAAAATAAAAAGTGATAATAGGAGGAAAACATCATGCCTAAAATGAAAACCCACCGCGGAGCTGCGAAACGTGTAAAAAGAACTGGATCTGGTCAACTTAAACGTTCTAGAGCTTACACTTCACACTTATTCGCTAATAAATCTACAAAGCAAAAACGTCAATTACGTAAAGCTTCATTAGTATCAAAAAGCGATGCAAAACGCGTAAAACAATTATTAACATACGTTAAATAATCATTCTAAAGTACGAAAATATATGAGAGGTATGGCAAAAGTGCATACCGTAGAGATAAAAGGAGGAGTTTATTATGCCACGTGTTAAAGGTGGAACAGTAACAAGAGCGCGTCGTAAAAAGACAATCAAATTAGCTAAAGGTTACTTCGGTGCGAAAAGCACATTATATAAAGTTGCAAAACAACAAGTTATGAAATCAGGTCAATATGCATTCCGTGACCGTCGTCAAAGAAAGCGTGATTTCCGTAAATTATGGATTACACGTATCAATGCGGCTGCACGCCAACATGACATGAGTTATTCTCGTTTAATGAACGGTTTAAAACAAGCGGGTATCGACATTAACCGTAAAATGTTATCAGAAATCGCAATCTCAGATGAGAAAGCATTTGCTGAATTAGTAAACCAAGCGAAAGCAGCTTTAAAATAGTAGAGAAAGAGTTGGGGTCTATTGTGACGCGCCAACTCTTTTTCATTATGACTTTACCACCATTCATTTCTTTTGTTACGATATAAAAAACGAATAAAAGGAGCTCACAATGTCAAAATTTGATGAACAAATTACTGTAGTCCCACGTCGTTTGCTTTTTGAAGAAGAGGCGCTCGCATTCAACGGGTTTTTAGATCAATCTGAAGAGAACGGTCAAAAAATTTATGACAAGCTTTCTCAATATGAAGTGAAAAGACGCGGTGATATGGAAGAAGATCCAAGTTTTAAACAATTGATTAGTTATTGTTTAATTGAAAATGAGCATGATGAATTACTCGTCTATGAGCGATTATCAGGTGGCGGCGAGGCACGACTTCACGGCAACGCATCTATCGGTGTAGGCGGACATATGAATGATGTTCCTGAAGCGCACCATATTGATGAAGTTATTAAAACAAATGCCAGTCGAGAACTTGAAGAGGAAATTGGTGTTAAAATTAACGATCAAACGCCACTTGAATTCATTGGCTTTATTAATGATGATCATAATGAAGTCGGTCAAGTGCATATCGGTGTCGTGTTTAAAGTAAAGGTTAAGCAACAAGATGTCGAAGTGCGTGAAACGGATACTTTAAAGATTCAGTGGCAACCATTAAGCCAAATTAATGACACGAGTGCATTCGAATCGTGGAGTGCGTTAATATTAGAACAGTTGAAATAGGTGAATGGCATGTCTGACATCATTCCATTTCCTAAACTTAAAGAAAAGTTAATAAATGATATTACAGAGGCATTCGACAAGGAACAGTACGAACACGCTTATGATCACTTCATTACGTATGAGCGTCACTTTGAATTGACATCTGAACTTGCGATAATAAAATGTGATATATTGTGGCAACTCGGTGCGTATCTTGAATTGAAAGAAGAGGCGAACATTTTAATGATGCAAGGTTTTCCGCCATATGATACGTACATCGTGTATTACATTAAAAGTTTGTATGCTTTAGAACAATATAAAGCGACAGTTGAAATGGTGGACCAGGTGCTTGATGAAGTCGATGCACATGAAACCCGTATGACTTTATTACCTATTAAAAATCAAGCACAATCCAAACTCGACGAACGTCAAGATTATATGTTGCATCGATTACAACGATTTAGCGAGCTGAGTCATTATGATCAAACGCAATTAGTGCTCACATTAATTGACGATCGTGTCTATCAGTTCAGTGAAACGATTGCTTACCTGTTAGCTCACGAGCCTATCGTTGCAAGTATTCAAA
Above is a genomic segment from Staphylococcus delphini containing:
- the rpmI gene encoding 50S ribosomal protein L35; amino-acid sequence: MPKMKTHRGAAKRVKRTGSGQLKRSRAYTSHLFANKSTKQKRQLRKASLVSKSDAKRVKQLLTYVK
- the rplT gene encoding 50S ribosomal protein L20; this encodes MPRVKGGTVTRARRKKTIKLAKGYFGAKSTLYKVAKQQVMKSGQYAFRDRRQRKRDFRKLWITRINAAARQHDMSYSRLMNGLKQAGIDINRKMLSEIAISDEKAFAELVNQAKAALK
- a CDS encoding NUDIX domain-containing protein, producing MSKFDEQITVVPRRLLFEEEALAFNGFLDQSEENGQKIYDKLSQYEVKRRGDMEEDPSFKQLISYCLIENEHDELLVYERLSGGGEARLHGNASIGVGGHMNDVPEAHHIDEVIKTNASRELEEEIGVKINDQTPLEFIGFINDDHNEVGQVHIGVVFKVKVKQQDVEVRETDTLKIQWQPLSQINDTSAFESWSALILEQLK